One window of the Candidatus Phycorickettsia trachydisci genome contains the following:
- a CDS encoding helicase-related protein, which yields MGLDEAEDGAQGTLGLVDPEGEYLLNVSGNVAEEQVVDPKIIQKLQDVKEDISFLYISNNTFDQDKLSEFILRDIYKFVDQNPELLEGVLAYISFRIDPGKLSHSFVKPLRLLHYICDKGYKLKDDKVDELKKVYYSDKCDLEEKNLALDLLSQHLKDNVFGFSQEQVIDPKITQKLQEAREDISFLYLSGKVSDLDQLSELILKDVYKFVDHNPELLEEVEKSVSLTSDPGKLNNSLVRPLKLLKYICDKGYKLKADKIDELGKVFRSDKCDLEARTFARDLLLSNTDDDEVKQRIVAESLDIFYEESDFKQDLDSLKSGIEGVEQNVFTEGVKAITNIINQTISKKGFEFYEEIKDKLEDLVKTDNPIINLFFKDVQNKLEHFVENAAIHEQAYEVDYETVDPDPNEKDADTVFQELGEKNAGFDQDKLNSLRLTYDKVQEVDDQPSSIIQVKEVRKVFIAPEHDENGGIEEYKYSEEGRWETIEVPKAIKRYAVSDIKAWTKALTPEQAQDSEFLPELISVIKRANFLSSGQILRTTQVVSLVTFFHEPDKGMLQEIKTGEGKSTITAALAVMCSLMGYKVDIVTSSATLAKRDAVARISKDGRIGFFDIFGLSVAHNCYKQNDIANVKECYKADIVYGDTSNFQYDWLYESKDKDCNVRGGRLYEVIIVDEADSMFIDESGKIAMVSSGIPGTEYLGPIYAAIWKHLQFVSKNVTRVKDKNFIIRGAFEVVNDEIILKEDPNIGSLPYQERVIEIDDLYHFYSSQLRESLSEILSKIDDFNIPTYLMNLVNVQLDIWVKSALHTMTLVQDIDYVITTNAKGDRVIAPVDYANTGTIHANNLWSNGVHQFLQIKHGLKFVSENLITSFISNISFFKLYLQNPGGKIYGLTGTVGAEDSQKLLKQEYDVNIAFLPRFKTGRFDSDNLITFSESGHIEAVFNNIKEQVEAERAVLVICEDIKFVKFLYDALKDTLPKAGKIQKYYEGSESEEHVVERPVEKSDIIIATNLAGRGTDIKTSQEVEKNGGLHVILTYLPKNLRVEQQAFGRTSRQGNSGTASMIINLNTLGSFLEIDQELAADIWIDEIKALRDEQESFRILEHELYKFYKIKLEDELYEKLCKYRKEIEQSRAKQAQLEQNWGTFLREVKNKLEDTKAALIFKDRIHEFGFKTTDYKISFDSLFKALAHQIGFKLSTQKLKKLLYKVAAKHKDGEASDDDDYILMLFAQIFECNIKILTDDKVVSIDSGSEHTCYLSKFTNNYTDQVTYQSLTPFKSESTDLNHIYGILLKLEEDLNSDDANILEAIHLADKAKADKLNAKIEQIINDDFENFISTQDQKFRNDYQIVTNPAYLVREVFEQHSIRGDIALKLLTLAKGFVNGGSITEEKFTFPAYYNYAYSIIEKKSLKCRKERDLDIKNEYMPQAYTALGKTLEGIHSYAIPNLQTFLLLADYMGECDLATQLMAKVELLEHCSNHIKKVMDKIRNCSKKAYITVGDVKLLRDFYPKDDVPESEVMELASLGMPIMFDVREAKLPVDWLACVAVAVIAVVQICASIYLLNAGFMALSSAGTGITALGLKASVSIGLGLTVAEGGIKDLIYAGKIAGGEQFKLDQYVTSKAMMAAEMALVIIGDKIFDQLSKMLKITPSIEHSLNLLNKTDVIVKETLKYAANKGISYIADHAGKKMAESFEDDIREAVERRTNRFFTNSDMQQKLHDLLAADQANGNHHNYEALQRAMVSAFQCEQTVISSIFASVVGMLKNNHVNHSVGTTLKVVGWGITGAEMADKVKKIENITQKALNRISKEVERLSPENTSQKCLSRYLAQTYPSAHNQIIDALRSRSVLDYNNEINVHNIPFDPTDRMGIPSNLMDYNQIGALKSRLKRIANAYQENYSDTAKMLQDELNGISKSYCLNEATRITHNVSGVVFNEAGQIIHQAIDKAFDKHALKRLEKQTPEERERIISEAIKGFKPRNHAAVEALEIPECPGMSTEEKMELVINQLKPNIARENEITETSAHQGISLEEELELIRNGWKTSDKQSADSHAESTPNQEEALDPWVEQELKYLLSKDTEESVPTDFWTPDEWIEYFENTPQKDLECDKEDKVRPGEMCFASREKLLEYNANNLFTPDPKKLNIRDLEGKLINISALAQEPLAYKVPNTIEEAREWQSGCGMSKSEWEKALEISDRWSYILLGRTSSSEEKAIMEKFKQSRGFAEINKVKAGLFLGLFKPRVREAVEVTSGRKFNEAQTLLPNPVPILGPVPLEASNQKIINVTPHSSERSLLQKSYVGGNKSQLPSSVSNQGAKTPTTFLPKATGSKAVEVTLQKINDSTFNVSQGDKSLSQGQLSSRKIPDTVKIKSSDITLPQQVDPIKVQDASINFSKTYQPEQFKVKPYQNFGQNLPSYTPTNVREYRATPTTRFDYDIKQNLTKPEDTRYTQVISPPAEPVYKPELNKIIEIKSHNQALPVRKALEESLFTNLTGKDAELAIDNLNKMAHNLTQAAFDGGYYKIDQAKPYYEQYDAKFKHVKRQLIKAQPHLKDVVDFEDLYLQKIIGTGQETGTWGHGKAAWIFAKKMAALDNVELVILDRSLCKWLGLEREGSLGQRPDIIVVERVWDGTKYQRKVYTVEIKSNSDRVEDLRDKGAKNILDLPPDMRGEAFVKEVKEVKELVYEFYKILGKE from the coding sequence ATGGGTTTGGATGAAGCAGAGGATGGTGCGCAAGGTACTTTAGGATTAGTGGATCCTGAAGGGGAATATTTGCTGAATGTATCGGGAAATGTTGCCGAAGAACAAGTCGTTGATCCTAAGATCATTCAGAAATTACAAGATGTTAAGGAAGATATCTCATTTTTGTATATTTCTAACAATACATTTGATCAAGACAAGTTAAGTGAATTTATCCTGAGAGATATTTATAAATTTGTTGATCAAAATCCTGAATTACTTGAAGGAGTTTTAGCATATATTTCTTTTAGGATTGATCCAGGAAAGTTAAGTCATAGTTTTGTCAAACCTTTAAGGCTTCTGCATTATATATGTGATAAAGGATATAAACTTAAAGATGATAAAGTAGATGAGCTGAAAAAGGTTTATTATTCCGATAAATGTGACTTAGAAGAGAAGAATCTTGCACTTGATTTGCTATCACAGCACTTAAAAGATAATGTATTTGGTTTTAGTCAAGAACAAGTTATTGATCCTAAAATTACCCAAAAACTTCAAGAAGCTCGAGAAGATATATCATTCTTGTATCTTTCTGGCAAAGTATCTGATCTAGATCAGCTCAGTGAACTTATCTTAAAAGACGTATATAAATTTGTTGATCACAATCCTGAGTTACTTGAAGAAGTTGAAAAATCTGTTTCATTAACTAGCGATCCAGGAAAGTTAAATAATAGTCTTGTTAGACCTCTCAAGCTGCTAAAATATATATGTGACAAGGGCTATAAACTTAAAGCTGATAAGATAGATGAATTAGGAAAGGTTTTTCGTTCTGATAAATGTGATCTAGAGGCAAGGACTTTTGCACGTGATTTATTATTAAGCAATACAGATGATGATGAGGTAAAACAGAGGATAGTAGCTGAATCTCTTGATATCTTTTATGAAGAAAGTGACTTTAAGCAAGATTTAGATTCGTTGAAAAGTGGAATTGAAGGGGTAGAGCAAAATGTTTTTACGGAAGGTGTTAAGGCTATTACCAACATAATTAATCAAACCATTAGCAAAAAAGGTTTTGAATTTTACGAGGAGATTAAAGATAAGCTAGAGGATTTGGTGAAGACTGACAATCCGATAATAAATCTTTTCTTTAAAGATGTTCAAAACAAGTTGGAGCATTTTGTGGAAAATGCCGCAATTCATGAACAAGCTTATGAGGTAGATTATGAAACTGTTGATCCTGATCCTAATGAAAAAGATGCTGATACAGTTTTCCAAGAGCTGGGAGAAAAGAATGCGGGCTTTGATCAGGACAAATTGAATTCTTTACGTCTGACATATGATAAAGTACAGGAAGTTGATGATCAGCCCTCTTCCATTATTCAAGTTAAGGAGGTAAGAAAAGTATTTATTGCTCCAGAGCATGATGAGAATGGTGGCATAGAAGAGTATAAGTATAGCGAAGAAGGTAGATGGGAAACTATTGAAGTTCCTAAGGCGATTAAGAGATATGCGGTCAGTGATATAAAAGCATGGACTAAGGCATTAACCCCTGAGCAAGCTCAAGATTCAGAGTTTTTACCTGAGTTAATCAGTGTTATTAAACGCGCAAACTTTTTATCCAGTGGTCAAATATTAAGAACAACTCAAGTTGTATCCTTAGTGACTTTCTTCCATGAGCCTGATAAAGGTATGTTGCAGGAAATTAAAACTGGAGAAGGTAAAAGTACAATTACGGCAGCTTTGGCTGTAATGTGCAGCTTAATGGGCTATAAGGTAGATATTGTTACAAGTTCAGCTACTCTAGCAAAACGTGACGCTGTTGCAAGGATTTCTAAAGATGGTAGGATTGGTTTTTTCGATATTTTTGGACTTAGTGTTGCGCATAACTGTTACAAACAAAATGACATCGCAAATGTTAAGGAATGTTATAAGGCGGATATAGTTTACGGAGATACTTCCAATTTTCAATATGATTGGTTATATGAGTCTAAAGATAAGGATTGTAATGTTAGGGGAGGTAGATTGTATGAGGTAATAATTGTTGATGAGGCGGATAGTATGTTTATCGATGAAAGCGGTAAGATTGCTATGGTCTCTAGTGGAATACCTGGTACTGAGTATTTAGGGCCTATATATGCAGCTATTTGGAAGCATTTACAATTTGTATCTAAAAATGTTACGCGAGTTAAAGATAAAAATTTTATTATTAGAGGAGCTTTTGAAGTTGTTAATGATGAAATTATATTGAAAGAGGATCCAAATATTGGATCTTTACCCTATCAGGAAAGAGTTATAGAGATTGATGATCTATATCACTTTTATTCTTCTCAATTAAGGGAGTCTTTAAGTGAAATTTTATCTAAAATAGATGATTTTAATATACCTACTTATTTGATGAACTTGGTCAATGTTCAACTAGATATTTGGGTAAAAAGCGCATTGCACACAATGACGCTAGTACAGGATATAGATTATGTCATTACAACTAACGCAAAAGGGGATAGGGTTATTGCTCCCGTAGATTATGCAAATACAGGTACAATTCATGCAAATAACTTGTGGAGTAACGGAGTACACCAGTTCCTCCAAATTAAGCATGGTCTTAAGTTTGTTTCAGAAAATCTCATCACAAGTTTTATTTCAAACATTAGTTTTTTCAAGTTATATTTGCAAAATCCAGGGGGTAAAATTTATGGTCTCACCGGTACTGTCGGTGCTGAGGATAGCCAAAAATTACTTAAGCAAGAATACGACGTTAATATTGCTTTTCTGCCCAGATTTAAGACTGGAAGGTTTGATTCAGATAATCTAATTACCTTTTCTGAAAGCGGACATATTGAAGCTGTATTCAATAATATTAAGGAACAGGTTGAAGCTGAAAGAGCGGTTTTGGTAATTTGTGAAGATATTAAGTTTGTAAAATTCCTATATGATGCCTTGAAGGATACTTTACCAAAAGCTGGTAAAATCCAAAAATATTACGAAGGTTCAGAATCTGAAGAACATGTAGTAGAGCGTCCTGTAGAAAAAAGTGATATTATCATTGCCACAAATCTTGCAGGCAGAGGTACAGATATTAAAACTTCACAAGAGGTTGAAAAAAATGGTGGTTTGCATGTAATTTTAACGTACTTACCTAAAAACTTAAGAGTAGAACAACAAGCTTTTGGCAGAACTTCAAGACAGGGTAATTCTGGTACTGCATCGATGATTATTAACTTGAATACTTTGGGTAGCTTTTTAGAGATAGATCAAGAATTAGCAGCAGACATATGGATTGATGAGATAAAGGCACTACGTGATGAACAGGAGAGTTTTAGGATTTTAGAACATGAATTATACAAGTTTTACAAAATTAAGTTAGAAGATGAATTATACGAAAAATTATGTAAATATCGCAAAGAAATTGAGCAAAGTAGAGCAAAGCAAGCTCAATTAGAACAAAACTGGGGAACATTTTTAAGAGAAGTCAAAAATAAGCTAGAGGATACTAAAGCCGCTCTAATTTTTAAGGATAGGATTCATGAATTCGGTTTTAAAACCACGGACTATAAAATAAGTTTTGATAGTTTATTTAAAGCTTTAGCCCATCAAATAGGGTTTAAACTAAGCACGCAGAAATTAAAAAAATTACTATATAAGGTTGCAGCAAAGCATAAGGATGGGGAAGCTAGTGACGACGACGATTATATACTTATGCTTTTTGCTCAAATCTTTGAATGCAATATTAAGATCCTTACTGATGACAAGGTAGTATCTATAGACTCAGGTAGTGAGCATACTTGCTACTTAAGTAAGTTTACAAATAATTACACTGACCAAGTAACCTATCAGTCATTGACTCCTTTCAAATCTGAATCTACTGACTTAAACCACATATATGGAATACTTTTAAAATTAGAAGAAGATCTCAATTCTGATGATGCAAATATTCTAGAAGCTATTCATCTAGCTGATAAAGCAAAGGCGGATAAACTTAATGCTAAAATTGAACAAATCATTAACGATGATTTTGAAAATTTTATCTCTACCCAAGATCAAAAATTTAGAAATGATTATCAAATAGTCACTAACCCCGCTTATCTAGTACGTGAAGTCTTTGAGCAACATAGTATCAGAGGTGATATTGCATTAAAACTTCTAACTCTTGCTAAGGGTTTTGTTAATGGAGGAAGCATCACGGAAGAAAAATTTACGTTCCCAGCGTATTACAACTATGCCTATTCAATTATCGAGAAAAAATCTCTTAAATGTAGAAAGGAAAGAGACCTGGATATCAAAAATGAATACATGCCTCAAGCTTACACAGCCTTGGGCAAAACTCTTGAAGGTATACATAGCTACGCCATCCCAAATCTACAAACCTTTTTACTTTTAGCTGATTATATGGGTGAATGTGACCTTGCAACTCAGCTGATGGCTAAGGTAGAACTTTTAGAGCATTGCTCAAACCATATCAAGAAGGTAATGGATAAAATTCGTAACTGCTCTAAAAAAGCTTACATAACCGTTGGTGATGTGAAGTTGTTAAGAGACTTTTATCCTAAAGATGATGTGCCTGAATCTGAAGTGATGGAGCTTGCAAGCCTAGGCATGCCAATAATGTTTGACGTAAGAGAGGCTAAATTACCTGTAGATTGGCTTGCTTGCGTTGCTGTAGCTGTGATCGCAGTGGTACAAATTTGTGCTAGCATCTACCTATTAAATGCAGGTTTTATGGCATTATCATCGGCGGGAACTGGCATTACCGCCCTTGGTTTAAAAGCTTCTGTATCAATAGGTCTTGGTTTGACTGTGGCAGAAGGTGGCATTAAGGATTTAATATATGCGGGTAAAATTGCTGGTGGAGAGCAATTTAAATTGGATCAATACGTTACTTCAAAAGCTATGATGGCGGCCGAAATGGCTTTGGTCATCATTGGAGACAAGATTTTTGATCAGCTCAGCAAAATGCTTAAAATAACGCCTTCTATAGAACATAGCTTAAATCTTTTGAATAAAACTGATGTCATAGTAAAAGAAACTCTCAAATATGCTGCCAATAAGGGTATTAGTTACATTGCTGATCATGCTGGTAAAAAGATGGCTGAGAGCTTTGAGGATGATATCAGAGAAGCTGTAGAAAGAAGGACTAATAGATTCTTTACCAATTCAGATATGCAGCAAAAGCTTCATGATTTACTTGCTGCAGACCAAGCAAATGGCAACCATCACAATTACGAAGCTTTACAAAGAGCCATGGTCAGTGCATTCCAATGTGAACAAACCGTAATATCAAGTATCTTTGCCTCTGTTGTTGGTATGTTAAAAAACAATCATGTCAATCATTCAGTGGGCACAACACTTAAGGTTGTAGGATGGGGCATTACGGGAGCTGAAATGGCTGATAAAGTAAAAAAAATAGAAAATATTACTCAAAAAGCTTTAAATAGAATATCTAAAGAAGTAGAAAGACTGAGCCCAGAAAATACCAGTCAGAAATGCTTAAGTAGGTATCTTGCCCAAACTTATCCTAGTGCGCATAATCAAATCATAGATGCCTTAAGATCAAGGAGCGTACTAGATTATAATAATGAAATTAATGTTCACAATATCCCATTTGATCCAACTGATAGAATGGGTATTCCATCAAATTTGATGGACTACAATCAAATAGGAGCTTTAAAATCAAGGCTGAAAAGAATCGCAAATGCGTATCAGGAAAACTACAGTGACACAGCTAAGATGCTGCAAGACGAGCTAAACGGCATCTCAAAAAGCTACTGTTTAAATGAAGCAACACGCATTACCCATAATGTCTCTGGCGTTGTATTTAATGAAGCGGGACAGATAATACATCAAGCAATTGATAAAGCCTTTGATAAGCACGCACTTAAAAGATTAGAAAAACAAACACCTGAAGAGAGAGAGCGCATAATTAGCGAAGCAATCAAGGGTTTTAAGCCTCGTAATCACGCAGCAGTAGAGGCCCTTGAAATTCCTGAATGTCCAGGTATGTCTACCGAAGAGAAGATGGAATTAGTCATTAATCAATTAAAACCTAATATCGCTAGGGAAAATGAAATTACTGAAACTTCAGCTCATCAAGGCATCTCCCTAGAAGAAGAACTAGAACTAATCCGTAATGGCTGGAAAACTAGTGATAAACAATCTGCTGACAGCCATGCTGAATCTACTCCTAACCAAGAAGAAGCCCTAGATCCTTGGGTTGAGCAAGAACTAAAATATCTCTTATCTAAAGATACTGAAGAATCGGTACCAACTGATTTTTGGACTCCTGATGAATGGATAGAGTATTTCGAAAATACCCCTCAAAAAGATCTAGAATGTGATAAAGAAGATAAAGTTCGTCCTGGGGAAATGTGTTTTGCTTCACGTGAAAAACTCCTTGAATATAACGCTAACAATCTATTTACACCAGATCCTAAAAAATTAAATATCAGAGATTTAGAAGGCAAACTTATAAATATCTCGGCTCTTGCTCAAGAACCTTTAGCGTATAAAGTCCCTAATACAATTGAAGAAGCAAGAGAATGGCAGTCAGGTTGCGGTATGAGTAAGAGCGAATGGGAAAAAGCTTTGGAAATTAGTGATAGGTGGTCGTATATTCTTTTAGGTAGAACTTCTTCTTCTGAAGAAAAGGCAATAATGGAGAAGTTTAAACAAAGTCGTGGATTTGCAGAAATCAATAAAGTTAAAGCAGGGCTATTTTTAGGTCTCTTTAAACCTAGAGTGCGCGAAGCGGTTGAAGTGACAAGTGGTAGAAAATTTAATGAGGCACAAACGTTATTGCCTAATCCGGTGCCTATTCTTGGTCCTGTACCTCTTGAGGCTTCTAATCAAAAGATAATAAACGTAACTCCACATTCATCTGAACGTAGCCTACTTCAAAAATCATACGTTGGAGGTAATAAATCACAACTACCAAGCAGTGTATCAAATCAAGGCGCAAAGACTCCTACTACGTTCTTACCTAAGGCTACCGGATCCAAAGCAGTAGAGGTTACACTACAAAAAATTAATGACAGTACATTTAATGTAAGCCAAGGAGATAAAAGCTTAAGTCAAGGCCAACTGTCAAGCCGAAAAATCCCGGATACCGTAAAGATTAAAAGTAGCGATATAACTCTACCTCAGCAGGTAGATCCCATAAAAGTTCAAGATGCAAGTATAAACTTTAGCAAAACATACCAGCCAGAACAATTTAAGGTTAAGCCATACCAAAACTTTGGACAAAACCTCCCAAGTTATACTCCAACCAACGTTCGTGAATATAGAGCTACCCCAACCACTCGCTTTGATTATGACATAAAACAGAACCTAACCAAACCAGAAGATACTCGTTATACACAAGTTATCTCACCGCCTGCAGAGCCTGTATACAAGCCTGAGCTAAATAAAATAATCGAGATAAAATCTCATAATCAAGCATTGCCTGTCCGTAAAGCACTTGAAGAATCGCTATTTACTAATCTTACAGGGAAAGATGCAGAGCTTGCTATTGATAACCTCAATAAAATGGCTCATAATCTAACTCAAGCAGCGTTTGATGGGGGATACTACAAAATAGATCAAGCTAAGCCTTATTATGAACAATACGATGCTAAATTTAAGCATGTAAAAAGGCAATTGATAAAGGCTCAGCCGCACTTGAAGGATGTGGTTGACTTTGAGGACCTTTATTTACAGAAGATTATAGGTACGGGGCAGGAAACTGGTACATGGGGCCATGGCAAAGCTGCATGGATATTTGCAAAGAAAATGGCGGCATTAGATAATGTGGAGCTTGTAATTTTGGATCGTAGCCTATGCAAATGGTTAGGCCTTGAGAGAGAGGGTAGTTTGGGACAACGTCCTGATATTATTGTGGTTGAAAGGGTTTGGGATGGAACAAAGTATCAGCGCAAAGTCTACACCGTTGAGATTAAGAGTAATTCTGATAGGGTAGAAGATTTAAGAGATAAAGGAGCAAAAAATATTTTAGACTTACCTCCAGATATGAGAGGGGAAGCTTTTGTAAAAGAAGTTAAGGAAGTGAAAGAATTAGTTTATGAATTCTATAAAATATTAGGTAAAGAATGA
- a CDS encoding ankyrin repeat domain-containing protein produces MTSSIDKLFNYMKTAHERVENLWKNQFLEDNPEMKEELFNQTDKVWEELFEQTAQLSKEIEKEIIELKKAGQDINPYINLYGDESKVSLLDFIIDGFLDSSLLQYFEASDIKDPDSIMMTAFVMNRVDAINWLIDKLPVNTCDPNGRALIHLAVMHNDPEIVALLLERGANVNIQDDYANIALHYARSGEITKLLLEHGANPNHKNWQGNTPLHQKLWLGFHLEVAQALLEGGADINLKNDDGYTPLHEAILKKNLEATKFLVTNNADINAENNFGVTPLEGMFECRYKEPIRSANIDLEILEFLIANGADINRFDSKTWNPLKKIILHKLDNELVQNKVILLLTNSRDIKIDLESYPVRQFFTDENNIKAIFAVDGYEKQKAIAKANLLKNLQDYSQTHNDQKVLDIVQLVEQEIDLSTTEIAEDNGSSDQLDYKTELSGNTVIDTIDAA; encoded by the coding sequence ATGACAAGCTCTATAGACAAACTCTTTAACTACATGAAAACAGCTCACGAAAGAGTTGAAAATTTATGGAAAAATCAGTTTTTAGAAGATAATCCTGAGATGAAAGAAGAATTATTTAACCAAACGGACAAAGTTTGGGAAGAATTATTTGAACAAACTGCACAACTTTCAAAAGAGATTGAAAAAGAAATTATAGAACTTAAGAAGGCAGGTCAAGATATTAATCCTTATATTAATCTTTACGGTGATGAATCCAAAGTTAGTTTACTTGACTTCATCATTGATGGTTTTTTAGATAGTAGCTTACTGCAATATTTTGAAGCCTCTGATATCAAAGATCCAGACTCGATAATGATGACTGCCTTTGTTATGAATAGAGTTGACGCAATAAATTGGCTAATAGATAAATTGCCTGTCAATACTTGTGATCCAAATGGCAGGGCCTTAATACATCTTGCTGTCATGCATAATGATCCCGAAATTGTAGCGTTACTATTAGAAAGAGGAGCAAATGTAAATATACAAGATGATTATGCTAATATCGCATTACACTATGCTCGATCGGGGGAAATAACTAAATTACTTCTAGAACACGGAGCAAATCCTAATCATAAAAATTGGCAAGGAAACACCCCATTACATCAAAAGCTTTGGCTAGGGTTTCACTTAGAAGTAGCTCAAGCACTTTTAGAAGGGGGTGCTGACATTAATTTAAAAAATGATGATGGATATACACCCTTGCACGAGGCTATCTTGAAGAAGAATTTAGAAGCAACCAAATTCCTTGTAACCAACAATGCCGACATTAATGCTGAAAATAATTTTGGAGTAACTCCTTTAGAGGGGATGTTTGAATGTAGATACAAGGAGCCTATAAGATCTGCAAATATCGATTTGGAAATTTTAGAATTTTTAATAGCAAACGGAGCTGATATTAATCGATTTGATTCTAAAACCTGGAACCCGCTTAAGAAAATTATATTACATAAGTTAGATAACGAACTAGTTCAAAACAAGGTCATTTTACTACTAACTAACTCTCGAGATATCAAAATAGACTTGGAAAGTTATCCTGTACGCCAATTTTTCACAGACGAAAATAATATCAAAGCGATATTTGCTGTTGATGGCTATGAAAAACAAAAGGCTATTGCAAAAGCCAATCTTTTAAAAAATCTCCAAGATTATAGTCAAACTCATAACGACCAAAAAGTATTAGATATAGTGCAGTTAGTAGAACAAGAAATCGACTTATCTACTACAGAAATAGCTGAGGATAATGGATCATCAGATCAGTTAGATTATAAAACTGAACTATCAGGCAATACTGTAATTGATACAATAGACGCCGCTTAG